In Oscillospiraceae bacterium, a single genomic region encodes these proteins:
- a CDS encoding DUF6106 family protein yields the protein MLDYALLLVAILGGVAGAFFIGALLPLPFLVPLTVLVVCFGLYRFYQNFHVEYEYIFTNGELDIDRIIYKKRRKRLLTIDVQAFELLAPMRKAYAQEFEQRRENSTLLDLASTPKAEGRWFAAFSKDGVRTLMILQPNERILDAISKYIPHKMRKGDEV from the coding sequence GTGTTGGATTATGCCTTGTTGCTCGTTGCTATACTCGGTGGAGTTGCCGGGGCGTTTTTTATTGGCGCGCTGCTTCCGTTGCCATTTCTTGTGCCGCTGACGGTGTTGGTAGTCTGTTTTGGATTGTATCGGTTCTATCAGAATTTTCATGTTGAATATGAGTATATCTTTACCAATGGCGAATTAGATATTGACCGTATTATTTACAAAAAGCGGCGCAAGCGGCTGCTGACCATTGATGTGCAGGCGTTTGAATTATTGGCGCCTATGCGGAAGGCTTATGCGCAAGAATTTGAACAGCGGCGTGAAAATTCGACGTTGTTAGACCTTGCCTCAACACCTAAAGCTGAGGGACGCTGGTTCGCGGCGTTTAGTAAAGATGGTGTGCGGACGTTGATGATCTTGCAGCCCAACGAGCGGATTTTGGACGCAATAAGCAAATACATTCCGCATAAGATGCGTAAGGGCGATGAAGTGTAG